The stretch of DNA CCCAATTAATGTTGTGAATTGGAAAAGAAACCCATGATTTAGAAAAGTTTGACTTGGCTCACCATGGTTTAGTTGAAAAGACAAACCCATTTTGGATAACTAAGTTCAAGTTTGACTTTATTCTAGATTAAGTCTTAATCTATGATCTTGagatctaattaaattagattatatTGGTTGATAAGGTTAACTGAGGGTAGATCCTTATCTGATTCCATCATGTTAGAGCATTAGTGTAGTAATGCTAGAAGAACTCAAAAGAAGTAAACTTTCAACTTATTATGTTGATTTGAAATAGTTAGGATATTTACTCTAATACCTTAGGcttttactatttattattcactaataatttaattggTAATTATAGTATCGTGACTTTTAGCATATTGTTTTAACATAATAGGATAGGTAGAGTAGAACGTTGATATAAATTAGAGGTTGAATATAACATAATAGATAGACATTGGCATACCaaaacctttatatatatatatcctcaaGATTTTGCATGATTTTCTCTAATTCTTTAAGGAtacgtttgttaatcaagatatgagatgaaaaaaatcaaaatataagatgtATCATAGAATTTTATTCTttccaacatgtttgttaagtttattttatcatttttgaaaaaatcatcTTATGAccttttatcttgatttttcaagatatacATATTTCTTATGTCCCTTAAGATAAGCATATTTtggtctttatatatatatatataaaatgatgacTATGTTCTCTAAtgtatttaaaagaatttaataaataatttaataaaaattttagaatatttttcaacctcatcttgattatttcatattttgattcgAAAATCATTTCGAGCTTATCTTGATATTTCCTTATCTTAtccattttaacaaacgttacctAAGTCAGTATATGTCGttgtattataaatattatatttgaatttactTTTACTAGCTTTTCCCATTCTTGGTCGCATTACATGCTTATATTTATCTTAAGATTAATGTCAATCACGAGGCCACTGAAATTCAAATCTTGTCATTTTATAATATCACATGAACTCATTTttaagagaaattaaaattgaatggGCGTAACTCTTTGGATGGCTTGATTGAGTGGTGAGGATTGGGTATTGGCCCAGGAGTGGAGAAAGTAAAATCGGACTAGCCCCCATCGCATGTAGACAAAGCGTTAGCTTGAATTGCAAGGGTAAAATTGGTAAATTGGGAGgctaaattttgagataaacaAGAAGCTGAGAGCAATATAAAATGGAGCAATTATGGGTTGAgagaatattaatttaataataataataaataaacaaaaagagcACTAGCACTGACTCTTCCTCCCCCTCCTCGCTCTTTGTCCCCTATGTCCCCGTCACACCAAATACCGTGgatggagggagagagagagagagagagtagagtTTATCCTCAAAATCATTGCCCAATTCAAAGGGAGCGTCATattcacaaataataataaccccAAAAACTGGAATAAGTTGAAAATTGAGACCAGTGGAAGGGAAGATGAAAAAGGTGGGAATTTATTTATTCCGGAATATGCCCTCGGTTGTCCCTCTAATTTTCTAGACAATTCCATGTGGTACATCCGCAAATAATCCACCAAATCTAGTGCCTTTCGGTAATATGCattctccccttctctctctagCAGCGGGCCTGTTCGGGGCTTGTGCCTCCGAGGCGCTCCATTGACTCAGATCTAAGTTCTAACGGCGAGGGTGAAAAGACGATTGCAATTGGAATTAGTTTCAGTTTGAATCATATCATGGATCGTACTTGATGAAGATGGTCCAGTCACCAACTCTGCCGGGCGGACGGACGGAAAGAATACGGCGCTTAGGTTGTCTCCCTATGTTATCCACACGTTTGTCAGATTCCCAGATCTGGTCTTCTTGTTCCGCATTCTGTTCGTGAAATTCGCATTCGCCAGACGGAAAGCTAGGCATGTATTTGTCTTCCTCGTACGTGTTATGTGTTTTGGCTTTTGTGGAGCGTCGTAGTTGAGAGGAGGTTCAAGTTTTTGCGGTGTTGGATCGATAGGAGGTTTCCGAAGATGGATTTAGATGAGTTTCGGATGATCCTGTTGAATTCGAGGGCGAACGTGTGGGACTTCATCGACGCCGCGATTTCTGTTGCTTCGGTGGACTACGGCCACGAGTTGAAGGATCGGAGGGACCAAATCGTCGAGCGGCTGTACGCGAGCTCTGCCTTGCGGTGCCGCAACTGCGACGATGATCGCCAGAGGCCGACGAAGAACAAGGCTCCGATCGAGAAAGAGGACAGTTACGAGCGCCGAAAGGAAGGTTCGCCTTCGACTCCACATTCGATTCATGGAGACGATGACGAAGAAgacggaggaggaggaggaggagtagatgaagaggaGCTAGATCCTTACGGTGGTTTGTTCGACGATGAAGAGACGAAAATTCTGAGAATCAAAGAACAACTTGAAGATCCGGACCAGGTTTTGCTTCAAATTGACTGAAAAAATATTCGTTATAATTTCGGTTTTCTCTTTCTGGTTTGTTAATTGATCTTAGTCTCACACTGATTTCGTGTTTTCAGACCGAAGATGCTCTGGTGGAATTGCTTCAGAGCCTTGCAGATATGGACATAACATTCAAAGCTCTCAAGGTACTCTTTATTGCAGAAATCCTTAAGCTGCATCTGATATATTCTTTTGCTTGTCTACAACTTGTGGGACTGTTTCTCAGGAAACCGACATTGGGAGGCATGTGAATCGTTTACGGAAGCATCCATCAAATGATGTGCGGAGATTGGTTAAACAACTCGTCAGGTTCGGTGAAAATTTCAAACTCCGTTGGTTGTGGAAATCTTCATGAATGCTTTGCTATATACAGACAAAAAACAGATATAGTAAAGGAGTCGTTGgattttgttgtttgtttcttctaCAGAAAATGGAAAGATTTGGTTGATGAATGGGTCAAATTCAATACACCCAATGAACTGGCATCTTCTAATCTCATTGGTAATATCGCCCAAAATCCATATACTTTTTTTTCTATAACGTTATGAGGCTTTGTGCTTTGAACTGAAAGAGGAAGTTCATTAATGACGGCAGCCGACGGGGACTCCCCGCTGCAGAACGTGCCGACAACAAAGAATGCCCAGAACGGCCATCACCAGGTAAAGCTAAGTCTTTCCAGATTCGCAACCCAAAAAAGTGATTTCTTATTCCAAACTTTTGAGCTCTAAAGCTGTGGTCTTTACAGGTTGCTGATTTCGCCTACTCTCCAAATCCACACAGTAATACAGAATCTGGTTCTTAGTTCAATTTGCTATATTCTTTTTCTAGCTTGGTGCATTTGGTACACTTACATATTCTTTTGGTCTAAATGCAATTTTTAGATGGCAGCTCTGGTTCAGACAAGAACAATTCTGAACCGGAGGTTAAAGCGAATTCAGTTCACCAAAGAGATGCTCCGGCAAAGCTGTCCAAATTCACTCCCCCAGCTCCTTCTGCCCCCCCTCCCAAGGTACCCATCCCTGTATAGCCAATATAGAATTGCCCTCGGTTTGTTTGGCTGCTAAAGAAAGATAGGAACGAAACCGTTTCTGAAGTGTTAAAAGGATGATCTCAACGCACAAAATTTTGTTAATGGACAGTGAGATATTTATAATCTTACTCTACACACCCAGTGAGTATCCACGCGTTCTATAGGCTTAATCAGCCATCAATCTTTCCCCTTAACCACTAACACATTGAAAATTATGTCATTCTTATCTCcctcttaaattttttaggtGACAAATTCGACTTGACATTCATAAAAGCTGTTATATATGGCTTTAGTGTTATAATTTACCACATAATTTCTATAAGGTTAGAACATGATCAGGATTGATGGGAACAAATTAGAGTTAGAAAATAGTGAAAATTCGTGGGTAAGCGATTAAACTCTTATAGAACCATATAATTTGGACTCCCAAGTTCCCAAGagtcaagagaaaaatggaATTGTACCTAACCCTTGAAATATTTAGTACTTCCTACTGTtgtttcttcggtcttctgctTGGTGGGAATGAAGTTTCCTAAATCACTTGGACTCCCAAGTGTTAATTGTTCTGTTCTTGCACACGCTTGGGCACTAGCTTTGAAACCCAGTGTTCTAAATCACTTGAGGGTGATTTGCAGAGACAGCAGAAGGAATCAATCATAGATCTGGAGAGGCTGGCTTCGGCGAGAAAGCGTCTTCAGGAGAACTATCAAGAAGCGCAGAATGGTTGGACTGTTTTCTTTGCTACTCTAGTTTTATCTCAGCTCCTCTCACAAATTCACTATCCTTGTGCTGATAGATTTGTGTTTGCTGCTTTTCCTTTTACTGTGAAGCGAAAAAGCAACGAACAATTCAGGTGATGGATATTCATGAGATACCAAAACCGAGGAATGCCTTCTTTGGCAAGAATAAAGGGGGCCCCATGGGAAGGCACCGGTGATTGGTCATCTTGCAGCTGCCACGAAATGGCACAGTAAAGACAGGGTTTCCACAATCCGGTCCACCCTGTTACAAATTTTCCTCCCTTCTGTCATCTCtggtttgattttgtttggTTGCCTGTGAAATTAAACAAGTTATTTGAAACCAACAACTTGAGCTCTCATTTCGTGCATCCAAGCCATGAATATGGGTTGTGTAATGGCTGAAGAAAATGAGTCTCTGCAGAAATTATTATCTGAATACGAGGTAAATGCGATCaggatattataaattaaacacTTCAGATAATGTATTGTTGGATTATCTGATTTGTTTAATCCTTGTAGCTTTATTACATGTATTCTTTTAGCCAGTAAAATAAATGTTCTATAGGGAGAGGAGAACAAGAGTGTGGGGAACAGGGTACAACTtcgacagaaaaaaaaaaaaaaaaaactctagaATGGGGCTTGGCAGTAAAGTCTGTAGGGTTGGTTTATCTGTTTTTTCAGTTTATGGACataaatattcattattgtcttaATGATGGTTCGAGGTTTAGAATATATGAAGTCAATTTTATTTGGTGGGATTTAGATTTGTGGATGTTGGTGCCTGGGTTATCCTTCTAAAGGAGAATTAAATTACCCGGCTGATATTTGTTCTTATGGGATAAATAAGTaaactatatatttttgatatattcaCTTCAGAGGGTTATCAAATAACATTACGTGAGATGAGAACACGTCCTGTTATTTTGGGATTTCTCTTTTGATTATTAATGAGTAGACAAATAAATTGTCATTTCTCTTCTCGCATGAATCGATTCCCCACAATGGCAATGGCATTATTGACCCCAAAAAAGCGATCTCCGAAGAAGTTTTGTAAAATTTGATCTCTTGTTCGATTCAACGGGGTAGGGGTAATTAAAAGAGTTGAAAGTTAATTGGGGTTCCCTTCATTC from Diospyros lotus cultivar Yz01 chromosome 6, ASM1463336v1, whole genome shotgun sequence encodes:
- the LOC127803551 gene encoding probable mediator of RNA polymerase II transcription subunit 26c, with the protein product MDLDEFRMILLNSRANVWDFIDAAISVASVDYGHELKDRRDQIVERLYASSALRCRNCDDDRQRPTKNKAPIEKEDSYERRKEGSPSTPHSIHGDDDEEDGGGGGGVDEEELDPYGGLFDDEETKILRIKEQLEDPDQTEDALVELLQSLADMDITFKALKETDIGRHVNRLRKHPSNDVRRLVKQLVRKWKDLVDEWVKFNTPNELASSNLIADGDSPLQNVPTTKNAQNGHHQVADFAYSPNPHNGSSGSDKNNSEPEVKANSVHQRDAPAKLSKFTPPAPSAPPPKRQQKESIIDLERLASARKRLQENYQEAQNAKKQRTIQVMDIHEIPKPRNAFFGKNKGGPMGRHR